Proteins encoded in a region of the Streptomyces sp. NBC_01471 genome:
- a CDS encoding ABC transporter permease, which produces MSDETEHHGAHSAHGRHPTGAERWEAFRKSPFVPATVLLFILAAAAGLFAGSYTYFMANPTPHRVPTAVVGPYGSPTGKRFIDGMEKALDASLKLHVYGTDAQARRAVDQQKVFAVVHVRSSAVQLDVSGASGASVAQVLVESAPAVAKATGVPVRVKDVNPLQKGDPRGLALFYISLAAVIVGFVGAIQLSVHARGLNPAERIAYIVANALLGAFAIAAVVDWLLGALDLPFVESWLILAFTMFTSGMVFTMFNTLIGRWAMLPTWGLMVLLGNPSSGGAVSWPLLPSTLGRIGQWLPPGASVNAQHTAVYFGGYQHAFPFLVLAGWSLVSCAVFWTWRHRHPGGRTVLGGRRA; this is translated from the coding sequence ATGTCGGACGAGACGGAACACCACGGCGCCCACAGCGCCCACGGCAGGCATCCGACCGGGGCCGAACGGTGGGAGGCGTTCCGGAAGTCGCCCTTCGTGCCGGCGACCGTGCTGCTGTTCATCCTGGCCGCCGCCGCCGGGCTCTTCGCCGGTTCGTACACGTACTTCATGGCGAACCCGACCCCGCACCGCGTACCGACCGCCGTCGTCGGCCCCTACGGATCGCCCACCGGGAAGCGGTTCATCGACGGGATGGAGAAGGCCCTCGACGCCTCGCTGAAGCTGCATGTGTACGGGACGGACGCCCAGGCGCGGCGGGCCGTGGACCAGCAGAAGGTCTTCGCGGTCGTGCATGTACGGAGCAGTGCGGTGCAGCTCGACGTGTCCGGGGCGTCCGGTGCCTCGGTCGCGCAGGTGCTCGTGGAGTCCGCCCCCGCGGTGGCGAAGGCGACCGGCGTGCCGGTCCGGGTGAAGGACGTCAACCCGCTCCAGAAGGGCGATCCGCGGGGGCTCGCGCTCTTCTACATCTCACTGGCCGCGGTGATCGTCGGTTTCGTCGGCGCGATCCAGCTCTCCGTGCACGCCCGCGGTCTGAATCCGGCGGAGCGCATCGCGTACATCGTCGCCAACGCGCTGCTCGGAGCCTTCGCCATCGCCGCCGTCGTCGACTGGCTGCTGGGCGCGCTGGATCTGCCGTTCGTGGAGTCGTGGCTGATCCTGGCCTTCACGATGTTCACGTCCGGCATGGTCTTCACGATGTTCAACACCCTCATCGGCCGCTGGGCGATGCTCCCCACCTGGGGGCTGATGGTGCTGCTCGGCAACCCGTCGTCGGGCGGCGCGGTGTCCTGGCCGCTGCTTCCCTCGACGCTGGGCCGCATCGGCCAGTGGCTGCCGCCGGGCGCCTCGGTCAATGCCCAGCACACCGCTGTCTACTTCGGCGGCTACCAGCACGCCTTCCCGTTCCTGGTGCTCGCCGGGTGGTCGCTGGTGTCGTGTGCCGTCTTCTGGACCTGGCGCCACCGGCACCCGGGCGGGCGTACGGTGCTGGGCGGCCGGCGGGCGTAG
- a CDS encoding metallophosphoesterase, with the protein MAAADRLRQLRALSARRPRIRGPRAGRPRTGGTRTARPRSAPPELSLAPRPHPWVRGPVMVAVVLLGAWLGLLVVGNVRSQVGPMDTTMTLRPSLTGGTKINVAPLGALELDSHTAPIRLDVDVDRLDPVRSQALVEHPERISGLQTEIAHDVEHSTLDLAARSCAAVVIGATALGLVVYRRPRRALAAGGLALVLLAASGATAYATWNPKSLLEPKFSGLLSSAPQVVGNARSIVTEFDVYQQELARLVTNVTKLYDATSTLPAYQPDPGTIRVLHVSDIHLNPASWQIIGSLVKQYKIDVIIDSGDTMDHGSAAENTFLDPVRDLGAPYVWVRGNHDSATTQKYLKHLRNVHVLDNGSAVTVGGLRIAGTGDPQFTPDRSVVPGGDAAERLAGIRLASAIRDQKEAGTPVDIAVAHEPQAARETDGTVPLVLAGHVHHRENQLLPLGTRLKVEGSTGGGGLRAVQNKHPEKVLASVLYLDRSTRHLQAWDEITLGGLGLTTAEVSRHLPDDNLPGAKPSRTPR; encoded by the coding sequence ATGGCCGCCGCCGATCGACTACGGCAACTCCGGGCACTGAGCGCGCGCCGTCCCCGCATCCGGGGGCCACGCGCCGGACGGCCACGCACCGGCGGCACCCGGACCGCACGCCCCCGCTCCGCGCCGCCCGAGCTCTCCCTCGCCCCTCGTCCGCACCCCTGGGTCCGGGGGCCGGTCATGGTCGCCGTCGTCCTGCTCGGCGCCTGGCTGGGGCTGCTGGTCGTCGGCAACGTCCGGTCGCAGGTCGGCCCGATGGACACCACCATGACGCTGCGGCCCTCGCTCACCGGCGGCACCAAGATCAACGTCGCACCGCTCGGTGCGCTCGAACTCGACTCGCACACCGCCCCCATCCGGCTCGACGTCGACGTGGACCGCCTCGACCCGGTCCGCTCCCAGGCCCTGGTGGAACACCCCGAACGGATTTCCGGCCTCCAGACCGAGATCGCCCACGACGTCGAGCACAGCACCCTCGACCTGGCCGCCCGGTCCTGCGCCGCCGTGGTGATCGGCGCCACCGCGCTCGGCCTGGTCGTCTACCGCAGGCCGCGCCGCGCCCTGGCGGCCGGCGGCCTCGCGCTCGTGCTCCTCGCCGCTTCGGGCGCCACCGCGTACGCGACCTGGAACCCCAAGTCCCTGCTGGAGCCGAAGTTCTCCGGGCTGCTCTCGTCCGCCCCGCAGGTGGTCGGCAACGCGCGCTCGATCGTCACGGAATTCGACGTGTACCAGCAGGAGTTGGCCCGCCTCGTGACCAACGTGACGAAGCTGTACGACGCCACGTCGACCCTCCCCGCCTACCAGCCGGACCCCGGCACGATCCGCGTCCTGCACGTCTCCGACATCCATCTCAACCCGGCGTCGTGGCAGATCATCGGCTCGCTCGTGAAGCAGTACAAGATCGACGTGATCATCGACTCCGGCGACACGATGGACCACGGGAGCGCCGCCGAGAACACCTTCCTCGACCCGGTACGGGATCTGGGCGCGCCGTACGTGTGGGTCCGTGGCAACCATGACTCGGCCACCACGCAGAAGTATCTGAAGCACCTCAGGAACGTGCACGTGCTCGACAACGGCAGCGCCGTGACGGTCGGTGGGCTGCGGATCGCGGGGACCGGCGACCCGCAGTTCACCCCGGACCGCTCGGTCGTGCCCGGCGGTGACGCGGCCGAGCGGCTGGCCGGAATCCGGCTCGCCTCCGCCATCCGGGACCAGAAGGAGGCCGGCACCCCCGTCGACATCGCGGTCGCGCACGAGCCGCAGGCGGCCCGCGAGACGGACGGCACGGTCCCGCTGGTGCTCGCCGGGCACGTCCACCACCGCGAGAACCAGCTGCTCCCCCTCGGCACCCGGCTGAAGGTGGAGGGCTCGACGGGCGGCGGCGGTCTGCGCGCCGTACAGAACAAGCACCCGGAGAAGGTGCTCGCTTCGGTGCTCTACCTGGACCGGTCGACCCGGCACCTGCAGGCCTGGGACGAGATCACGCTGGGCGGTCTCGGCCTGACGACGGCCGAGGTCAGCAGGCATCTGCCGGACGACAACCTGCCGGGAGCCAAGCCCTCGCGCACTCCGCGCTAA
- a CDS encoding metallopeptidase family protein, giving the protein MLEMTREEFEELVAEALDRIPPELTRLMDNVAVFVDDEPASDDPELLGLYEGTPLTDRGEWYAGVLPDRITIYRGPTLRMCASREEAVAETEITVVHEIAHHFGIDDERLHALGYG; this is encoded by the coding sequence GTGCTGGAGATGACGCGTGAGGAGTTCGAGGAACTGGTCGCCGAGGCGCTGGACCGCATCCCGCCGGAGCTGACCCGGCTGATGGACAACGTCGCGGTGTTCGTCGACGACGAGCCGGCCTCCGACGACCCGGAGCTGCTCGGTCTCTACGAAGGGACACCGCTGACGGACCGCGGCGAGTGGTACGCGGGTGTCCTGCCGGACCGGATCACGATCTACCGGGGGCCGACGCTGCGGATGTGCGCCTCCCGGGAGGAGGCGGTGGCCGAGACGGAGATCACCGTGGTGCACGAGATCGCGCACCACTTCGGGATCGACGACGAACGGCTGCACGCGCTGGGGTACGGCTGA
- a CDS encoding DEAD/DEAH box helicase has protein sequence MSNFSSDHAVMPENDEIVADAEAVVVEVVEAVAEAVAAEGTATEAAVTGGSVADESATDESVIGEEPAEPTVTFGSLGLPDGIVRKLAQNGVTAPFPIQAATIPDALAGKDILGRGRTGSGKTLSFGLPLLATLSGGHTEKKKPRGIILTPTRELAMQVADALQPYGDVLGLKMKVVCGGTSMSNQIYALERGVDVLVATPGRLRDIINRGACSLSSVQVAVLDEADQMSDLGFLPEVTELLDQIPGGGQRMLFSATMENEIGTLVKRYLTNPVSHEVDSAQGNVSTMSHHVLVVKPKDKAPVTAAIAARKGRTIIFVRTQLGADRIAEQLVESGVKADALHGGMTQGARTRVLEDFKKGYVNALVATDVAARGIHVDGIDLVLNVDPAGDHKDYLHRSGRTARAGKSGVVVSLSLPHQRRQIFRLMEDAGVDAARHIVQGAGVFEPEVAEITGARSLTEVQADSANNAAKQAEREAKDLTRELERIQRRATELREEADRLVARAARERGDDPEAAVAEVLQAAEAEIAAAVPEQPRAEQREERRDDRGNFGRRDDRGGDRGGYRGGDRGGDRGGFQRRDDRGGDRGGFQRRDDRGGNGGFRRDDRPSGGSGGGFRGGERRDDRGGNGGFRRDDRPSGGSGGGFRGGERRDNDRPSGGFRGGDRRDDRGGNGGFQRRDDRPAGGHRGSDRPFNRDRRDDRPAGGFRSGSSDRPTGRRDDHRTTGTGTGTGSFGRRDDKPRWKRNG, from the coding sequence ATGTCCAATTTCAGTTCTGACCACGCCGTCATGCCCGAGAACGACGAGATCGTCGCCGACGCCGAGGCTGTCGTGGTCGAGGTCGTAGAGGCCGTCGCCGAGGCCGTAGCCGCCGAGGGCACCGCCACTGAGGCCGCAGTCACCGGCGGATCCGTCGCCGACGAGAGCGCCACCGACGAGTCCGTCATCGGTGAAGAGCCCGCCGAGCCGACCGTGACCTTCGGGTCGCTCGGTCTCCCCGACGGCATCGTCCGCAAGCTCGCCCAGAACGGCGTCACCGCGCCCTTCCCGATCCAGGCAGCGACCATCCCGGACGCCCTGGCCGGCAAGGACATCCTGGGCCGTGGTCGTACCGGCTCCGGCAAGACCCTCTCCTTCGGTCTCCCGCTGCTGGCGACGCTCTCCGGCGGCCACACCGAGAAGAAGAAGCCGCGCGGCATCATCCTCACCCCGACCCGTGAACTCGCGATGCAGGTCGCGGACGCCCTTCAGCCGTACGGCGACGTGCTCGGCCTGAAGATGAAGGTCGTCTGCGGCGGTACGTCGATGTCCAACCAGATCTACGCCCTGGAGCGCGGTGTCGACGTCCTCGTCGCCACCCCGGGCCGTCTGCGCGACATCATCAACCGCGGCGCCTGCTCGCTGTCGAGCGTCCAGGTCGCCGTCCTCGACGAGGCCGACCAGATGTCCGACCTGGGCTTCCTGCCCGAGGTCACCGAGCTGCTCGACCAGATCCCCGGCGGCGGTCAGCGCATGCTCTTCTCCGCCACCATGGAGAACGAGATCGGCACGCTGGTCAAGCGCTACCTGACCAACCCGGTCAGCCACGAGGTGGACAGCGCCCAGGGCAATGTCTCGACCATGTCGCACCACGTCCTCGTCGTGAAGCCGAAGGACAAGGCGCCGGTCACGGCCGCCATCGCCGCCCGCAAGGGCCGCACGATCATCTTCGTACGGACCCAGCTGGGCGCCGACCGTATCGCCGAGCAGCTCGTCGAGTCGGGCGTCAAGGCGGACGCCCTGCACGGCGGTATGACGCAGGGTGCCCGTACCCGCGTTCTTGAGGACTTCAAGAAGGGCTACGTCAACGCGCTCGTCGCGACCGACGTCGCCGCCCGCGGTATCCACGTCGACGGCATCGACCTGGTCCTGAACGTGGACCCGGCCGGCGACCACAAGGACTACCTGCACCGCTCGGGCCGTACCGCCCGCGCCGGCAAGTCCGGTGTTGTCGTCTCGCTGTCGCTGCCGCACCAGCGCCGCCAGATCTTCCGGCTGATGGAGGACGCGGGCGTCGACGCCGCGCGCCACATCGTCCAGGGTGCCGGGGTGTTCGAGCCCGAGGTCGCCGAGATCACCGGTGCGCGTTCGCTGACCGAGGTCCAGGCCGACTCCGCGAACAACGCCGCCAAGCAGGCGGAGCGCGAGGCCAAGGACCTCACCCGTGAGCTGGAGCGCATCCAGCGCCGTGCGACCGAGCTGCGCGAGGAGGCCGACCGTCTGGTGGCGCGTGCCGCCCGCGAGCGCGGTGACGACCCCGAGGCCGCTGTCGCCGAGGTGCTGCAGGCCGCCGAGGCCGAGATCGCGGCCGCCGTACCGGAGCAGCCGAGGGCGGAGCAGCGCGAGGAGCGTCGCGACGACCGCGGCAACTTCGGGCGCCGTGACGACCGGGGCGGCGACCGCGGTGGATACCGTGGCGGTGACCGCGGTGGTGACCGCGGTGGCTTCCAGCGCCGTGACGACCGCGGTGGTGACCGTGGCGGCTTCCAGCGCCGTGACGACCGGGGTGGCAACGGCGGTTTCCGTCGTGACGACCGTCCGTCGGGTGGTTCCGGTGGTGGATTCCGTGGCGGCGAGCGTCGTGACGACCGTGGCGGTAACGGTGGCTTCCGTCGTGACGACCGTCCGTCGGGTGGTTCCGGTGGCGGTTTCCGTGGTGGCGAGCGTCGTGACAACGACCGTCCGTCCGGTGGTTTCCGTGGCGGCGACCGCCGCGACGACCGTGGCGGCAACGGTGGCTTCCAGCGTCGTGACGACCGCCCCGCCGGTGGCCACCGCGGCAGCGACCGTCCGTTCAACCGCGACCGCCGTGACGACCGCCCTGCCGGCGGCTTCCGCTCCGGCAGCAGCGACCGTCCGACCGGCCGCCGCGACGACCACCGCACGACCGGTACGGGTACCGGCACCGGTTCGTTCGGCCGCCGCGACGACAAGCCGCGCTGGAAGCGCAACGGCTGA
- a CDS encoding VOC family protein, with the protein MAAPGNINGLGIILGSTDPEPLIDWYRAALEPLGARWEGHMLVVGQQAIIGFDRRDDVAEKAAEPGRHLVNIMVRDIRAAEKHFNSLGVTWVRPVEDTGGGWFFSTLLDPDGNYLQVLQGPGTP; encoded by the coding sequence ATGGCAGCCCCGGGCAACATCAATGGACTCGGCATCATCCTCGGCAGTACGGACCCCGAACCGCTCATCGACTGGTACCGCGCCGCACTGGAGCCGCTGGGTGCCCGCTGGGAGGGCCACATGCTCGTCGTCGGGCAGCAGGCGATCATCGGATTCGATCGCCGCGACGACGTGGCGGAAAAGGCCGCTGAACCCGGCCGGCACCTGGTCAACATCATGGTGCGCGACATCCGTGCGGCCGAGAAGCACTTCAACAGCCTCGGCGTGACCTGGGTCAGGCCGGTCGAGGACACCGGGGGCGGCTGGTTCTTCTCCACCCTGCTGGACCCGGACGGCAACTACCTCCAGGTACTCCAGGGCCCCGGGACACCCTGA
- a CDS encoding DUF4231 domain-containing protein: MSQESIGPNRISATDEARRQEEYRSSVKKFDEIEDDLRTSRTFQRIYLLCLLGGIILTFLLGYTVIVGLWKSQPVFTRWAGLVIVNCLWVAMGVALWKNRKKVVSRTGELRNALQDRQTAAAKLPLDSPSGLRIYREASLDLIDQYRKSANKNRRIHNAFQGVIITGSIVTSTLAAMNEGSSQVLRLSSASLSALVGISAGVTGYFKFRERGYNLQSTADDIEKHYNASQFMLDEYAGRDDETPLPEDERLRMFARYVERLKEEQRKRELQLETSSSGNEERAS; this comes from the coding sequence GTGAGTCAGGAAAGCATCGGGCCAAACAGAATCTCTGCGACAGATGAGGCTCGGCGGCAGGAGGAATACCGAAGCAGCGTCAAGAAATTCGATGAGATCGAAGACGATCTAAGGACTTCGAGAACCTTCCAGCGAATCTATCTTTTGTGTCTGCTGGGTGGGATAATCCTTACCTTTCTCCTCGGCTACACGGTTATCGTGGGGCTGTGGAAGTCGCAGCCAGTGTTCACCCGGTGGGCTGGGCTAGTCATTGTCAACTGCCTTTGGGTAGCGATGGGTGTGGCGCTATGGAAGAATCGTAAGAAAGTTGTTAGTCGAACCGGTGAACTGCGCAATGCACTCCAGGATCGACAAACGGCCGCTGCAAAGCTGCCTCTTGACTCACCCTCCGGACTCCGGATCTACCGCGAAGCCTCGCTTGATCTGATCGATCAGTACAGAAAATCAGCTAACAAGAATCGGCGGATTCACAACGCCTTCCAAGGCGTAATCATCACTGGGTCGATCGTCACGTCGACGCTAGCTGCCATGAACGAGGGCAGTAGCCAAGTGCTGCGTCTTTCTTCGGCTTCCCTCAGCGCACTCGTCGGAATTTCAGCAGGCGTGACCGGATACTTCAAGTTTCGTGAACGAGGGTACAATCTGCAATCCACGGCCGATGATATCGAGAAGCACTACAACGCCTCGCAGTTCATGCTCGATGAATACGCTGGCCGGGATGATGAGACGCCGCTTCCTGAAGATGAACGACTCCGGATGTTTGCGCGTTATGTGGAACGGCTCAAGGAAGAGCAGAGGAAGCGCGAGCTTCAACTCGAAACATCCAGCTCCGGGAATGAAGAGCGTGCGAGCTGA
- the xerC gene encoding tyrosine recombinase XerC, which yields MKGSTHRRCYCRDPKTGKPFGKKCPKLTSRKHGSYSIRQELPPREDGTRRSFNRAGYESLKAAQADLDHVRALIGLADTDDPDSVQRITQLLEQLAAEKAPLPDTEETRRRLKAGLDLRSSTTVGEWLDLWFASKKRRRTTLNGYASHIRVHLKPRIGHVRLDRLNVSHLVAMFDGIADDNEVIAAENQARREQIARTKPSRPGPVAAERARLAIERAKLAEMKPFRKVNKPATWQAIRRTLRAALNSAISQQLITFNPASHVELASGKRPKPLLWTEERVRRWRETGEIPGPVMVWTPTQLGTYLDAAEEDRLYAAFHLMGTRGLRRGEAAGQEWLDLDLDAGSITPAKELVVDGWDAYESDPKTDGSADTIALDSVNVAVLGVHRAHQNAEREKWGPAWKDSGKVFAQEDGSRLHPEMLSNAFRRILATTDLPPINLRDLRHVAATLTHAGGGDIHTVKATLRHSTITLTSDTYTSLLPELDREIAEKAANLVPRSRLAAASVPKAADNADLSSPEQEPENKEAPAQKDVHAHRSPASHAG from the coding sequence TTGAAAGGCTCCACGCATCGCCGCTGCTACTGCCGCGACCCCAAGACCGGTAAGCCGTTCGGCAAGAAGTGCCCCAAGCTCACCAGCCGCAAGCACGGCTCCTACTCCATCCGCCAGGAACTCCCTCCCCGCGAAGACGGCACCCGCCGCTCCTTCAACCGCGCCGGCTACGAGTCCCTCAAGGCCGCTCAGGCCGACCTCGACCACGTGCGTGCCCTGATCGGCCTCGCCGACACCGACGACCCCGACAGCGTCCAGAGGATCACCCAGCTCCTGGAACAGCTGGCCGCCGAGAAGGCCCCACTCCCCGACACCGAAGAGACACGTCGGCGCCTCAAGGCCGGGCTCGACCTTCGCAGCAGCACCACCGTCGGGGAGTGGCTCGACCTGTGGTTCGCCTCGAAGAAGCGTCGCAGGACGACCCTCAACGGCTATGCCTCGCACATCCGCGTCCACCTGAAACCGCGTATCGGGCACGTCCGCCTCGACCGCCTCAACGTCAGCCACCTGGTCGCGATGTTCGACGGCATAGCCGACGACAACGAGGTGATCGCCGCCGAGAACCAGGCCCGCCGCGAACAGATAGCCCGCACCAAGCCGAGCAGGCCGGGCCCGGTAGCCGCCGAGCGCGCGCGCCTCGCCATCGAGCGGGCGAAGCTCGCCGAGATGAAGCCATTCCGGAAGGTGAACAAGCCCGCCACCTGGCAGGCGATCCGCCGCACCCTGCGTGCCGCACTGAACTCGGCGATCTCGCAGCAACTCATCACCTTCAACCCCGCGTCCCACGTCGAACTGGCCTCTGGGAAGCGCCCCAAGCCACTCCTTTGGACAGAGGAGCGTGTACGACGCTGGCGCGAGACGGGCGAGATCCCCGGTCCGGTCATGGTGTGGACGCCTACTCAGCTCGGCACTTACCTGGACGCAGCCGAGGAGGACCGCCTGTACGCCGCCTTCCACCTCATGGGCACCCGCGGTCTCCGCCGAGGCGAGGCCGCCGGGCAGGAGTGGCTCGACCTTGATCTCGACGCCGGCAGCATCACCCCGGCGAAGGAACTCGTGGTCGACGGCTGGGACGCCTACGAGTCGGACCCGAAAACCGACGGCAGCGCGGACACCATCGCGCTCGACTCGGTCAACGTCGCCGTGCTCGGTGTGCACCGAGCGCACCAGAACGCGGAGCGCGAGAAGTGGGGACCGGCCTGGAAAGACAGCGGCAAGGTCTTCGCGCAGGAGGACGGCTCCCGGCTGCACCCCGAGATGCTCTCGAACGCCTTCCGCCGCATCCTGGCCACCACCGACCTGCCACCCATCAACCTGCGTGACCTGCGCCACGTCGCCGCCACGCTTACACACGCGGGCGGCGGCGACATCCACACGGTGAAGGCGACCCTGCGGCACTCCACCATCACCCTGACCTCGGACACCTACACGAGCCTGCTCCCCGAACTCGACCGCGAGATCGCCGAGAAGGCCGCGAACCTGGTCCCCCGGTCGCGTCTCGCCGCAGCGTCCGTTCCCAAGGCGGCCGACAACGCCGATCTCTCATCGCCCGAGCAAGAGCCCGAGAACAAGGAAGCACCCGCGCAAAAGGATGTCCATGCTCACAGGTCGCCCGCTTCTCACGCGGGATGA
- a CDS encoding transcriptional regulator, producing the protein MTQRDFDDEEDDFPEWVDRIKANVAAEVRRRRKEMGWSAQDLAEQCEQLGHPIPRNVIANMESGRRASLPLVDVMVLAAALETYPVCLIFPVGYVEQTQELPFQDLVPTWDALRRFTGEQEVPLHDAGLVPDFEAHASLVSTALAALAEEEQARFAARTATSRAQQEEAERKRSTYADQAISAKYNLRYLRRDLRDDGATPPDLPPALGDVDLPEADTDTNTTTEERL; encoded by the coding sequence ATGACACAACGCGATTTCGATGATGAAGAGGACGACTTCCCGGAGTGGGTGGACAGGATCAAGGCCAACGTGGCCGCCGAAGTCCGCCGGAGAAGGAAAGAGATGGGATGGAGCGCCCAGGACTTGGCGGAGCAATGCGAGCAGCTCGGGCATCCCATCCCGCGCAACGTGATCGCCAACATGGAGTCCGGACGGCGGGCCAGCCTCCCGCTGGTGGACGTCATGGTCCTGGCAGCCGCGCTGGAGACCTACCCGGTCTGCCTGATCTTCCCGGTCGGGTACGTCGAGCAGACCCAGGAACTCCCGTTCCAGGACCTCGTGCCCACCTGGGATGCCCTAAGGCGATTCACCGGCGAACAAGAAGTACCCCTGCACGACGCTGGCCTGGTCCCCGATTTCGAGGCCCACGCCAGCCTCGTCAGCACGGCCCTGGCGGCACTCGCAGAAGAAGAACAGGCCCGGTTCGCAGCCAGGACGGCAACCAGCCGCGCCCAGCAGGAAGAAGCCGAACGCAAGCGGTCTACGTACGCCGACCAGGCCATCTCCGCCAAGTACAACCTCCGCTACCTCCGCCGGGACCTCCGCGACGACGGAGCCACACCGCCCGACCTGCCACCCGCATTGGGCGATGTTGATCTACCCGAAGCCGATACGGACACCAACACCACCACGGAGGAACGCCTTTGA
- a CDS encoding DUF3631 domain-containing protein, producing the protein MEHAGAEPYSTPDEPSWPPVAIPGQPSGRSFLPSLEELSAAMSDTAPVSEGEQVLTELREQIRRYVVLPSEGAFTAVTLWVAATHLQTAWQHAPRLAVVGPAKRCGKSRLLDVITESVHDPLITVNASAAAVFRSITDTPPTLLVDEADTLFGSAKVAEKNEEMRGLLNAGHQRNRPTLRVSGPNHEVAKFPTFAMAALAGIGDLPDTIMDRSIVIRMRRRRTGEEVQEFRTYRDTPPLHALRDRLVAWLAPLHADAMELTPAMPVHDRAADTWQPLVSVADLAGGPWPELARTACRVMAKHEADHDQDRSSLSIRLLADIRRAFATEGNPPALRTSRLLDILNEDVETPWPEYTKKGLTPRGLQILLKEYDISSAPRRFHGNVQARGYACLHFADSWARYCPEAVPPVPPDTIGA; encoded by the coding sequence GTGGAACATGCCGGAGCCGAGCCCTATTCCACACCGGACGAGCCTTCCTGGCCGCCGGTCGCCATCCCCGGACAGCCGTCCGGCCGCTCTTTCCTGCCGTCACTGGAAGAGCTGTCCGCCGCCATGTCCGATACCGCCCCGGTATCCGAAGGCGAGCAGGTACTGACGGAACTGCGGGAGCAGATACGCCGGTATGTTGTGCTGCCGAGCGAGGGAGCCTTCACGGCGGTAACGCTGTGGGTCGCGGCGACGCACCTGCAGACCGCATGGCAGCACGCTCCACGGCTGGCCGTCGTCGGACCGGCGAAGCGGTGCGGCAAGTCAAGGCTGCTGGACGTGATCACCGAGAGCGTCCATGATCCGCTCATCACGGTCAACGCCTCGGCCGCCGCGGTGTTCCGGTCGATCACCGACACCCCGCCCACCCTGCTGGTCGACGAGGCCGACACTCTTTTCGGCTCCGCGAAGGTCGCGGAGAAGAACGAAGAGATGCGCGGCCTGCTCAACGCGGGCCACCAGCGCAACCGCCCTACCCTGCGGGTCTCCGGCCCCAACCACGAGGTGGCGAAGTTCCCCACCTTCGCCATGGCGGCCCTCGCGGGCATCGGAGACCTGCCCGACACGATCATGGACCGGTCGATCGTCATCCGGATGCGCCGTCGCAGGACCGGCGAGGAAGTGCAGGAGTTCCGCACCTACCGTGACACCCCGCCGCTCCATGCCCTGCGCGACCGGCTCGTCGCCTGGTTGGCACCGCTCCACGCCGATGCGATGGAGCTGACACCGGCCATGCCGGTCCATGACCGCGCGGCCGACACCTGGCAGCCGCTGGTATCCGTCGCGGACCTCGCGGGCGGCCCGTGGCCCGAGCTCGCGCGCACCGCCTGCCGGGTCATGGCGAAGCACGAGGCCGATCATGACCAGGACCGCAGCAGCCTGAGCATCCGCCTCCTGGCCGACATCCGCCGCGCCTTCGCCACCGAAGGCAACCCGCCGGCGCTTCGCACCAGCCGTCTCCTCGACATCCTCAACGAGGACGTCGAGACACCGTGGCCGGAGTACACCAAAAAGGGCCTGACCCCTCGGGGCCTTCAGATCCTGCTCAAGGAGTACGACATCAGCTCCGCCCCCCGGCGCTTCCACGGCAACGTCCAGGCCCGCGGCTACGCCTGCCTGCATTTCGCGGACTCGTGGGCGCGCTACTGCCCCGAAGCCGTACCACCCGTACCGCCAGACACGATCGGGGCCTGA
- a CDS encoding DUF2637 domain-containing protein has protein sequence MAVAAFALSYDALRQMAAASHIHRALTYAFPLVIDGFIAIGIGALLVLRTAPLSARLYVSVLVGIATATSIWANVLHAIRLNQQARYTGLALDDVTVGAISAIAPLALAGAVHFYLLVARGPATDCHNKNHNTNGRHENAKGSETAPPPTPSSNDVERPVEKAVAKPPHRPSELGGASPSISVEQAIDIGRSAPLGRGDRVSRRNVEQAIRDQGFGMARSRLDEVKNLLQAERDKATPGIS, from the coding sequence TTGGCCGTGGCTGCCTTCGCGCTCTCCTACGATGCTCTGCGTCAGATGGCCGCTGCCAGCCACATCCACCGGGCGCTCACGTACGCTTTCCCGCTCGTCATCGACGGGTTCATCGCCATCGGGATCGGTGCTCTGCTCGTCCTGCGGACGGCGCCTCTGTCCGCCCGGCTCTACGTCTCGGTGCTGGTCGGCATCGCCACCGCCACAAGTATCTGGGCCAACGTCCTGCATGCCATCCGCCTCAACCAGCAAGCCCGGTACACAGGACTCGCCCTCGATGACGTCACCGTCGGAGCTATCTCAGCCATCGCTCCACTCGCCCTGGCCGGAGCCGTCCACTTCTACCTTCTCGTCGCCCGGGGCCCCGCCACCGACTGCCACAACAAGAACCACAACACCAACGGCCGCCACGAAAACGCCAAGGGAAGCGAGACGGCACCGCCACCCACCCCAAGCTCCAACGACGTGGAGCGACCGGTGGAGAAGGCCGTAGCGAAGCCCCCGCACCGGCCCTCCGAGCTCGGAGGCGCATCACCGAGCATCTCGGTGGAACAGGCCATCGACATCGGCCGCAGCGCACCCCTCGGACGGGGTGACCGCGTCTCACGCCGCAACGTTGAGCAAGCAATCCGAGACCAAGGGTTCGGCATGGCCCGCAGCCGCCTGGACGAGGTCAAGAACCTGCTGCAGGCCGAACGCGACAAGGCCACGCCGGGCATCAGCTGA